From Cinclus cinclus chromosome 2, bCinCin1.1, whole genome shotgun sequence, one genomic window encodes:
- the CFAP298 gene encoding cilia- and flagella-associated protein 298 isoform X1 has translation MVRLHVKRGGESQFLLEAPGSARLAELAPLAARIHNGRLKVQRLCSEMEELAEHGISLPYNMQGLTDEQIKELKLKDEWAEKCLPSGGSIFRRDEMGRRNGFAPNEKMQQVIKKTIEEAKALISKKQVQANVCVTMEMVKDALEQLRGAVMIVYPMGLPPHDPIRMELEDKEDLSGTHAATEVVKESEAQLWWAGKQLEETKLLSDYVGKNEKTTIIVKIQKKGQGAPGREPVISHEEQKEMMLYYYRKQEELKKLEEEDDDSFLNAEWADSHALKRQFHGVKDIKWGPR, from the exons ATGGTGCGGCTGCACGTCAAGCGCGGCGGCGAGAGTCAGTTTCTGCTGGAGGCGCCGGGCAGCGCCCGCCTGGCCGAGCTGGCGCCGCTCGCCGCCCGCATCCACAACGGGCGGCTGAAGGTGCAGCGCCTGTGCTCAG AGAtggaggagctggcagagcatggTATTTCCTTACCTTACAATATGCAAGGATTGACAGATGAGCAGATCAAAGAGCTGAAGTTAAAAGATGAGTGGGCAGAGAAGTGCCTTCCAAGCGGTGGAAGCATCTTCAGGAGGGATGAAATGGGGCGAAGAAATGGATTTG CTCCAAATGAAAAAATGCAGCAAGTTATAAAGAAGACAATAGAAGAAGCCAAGGCACTAATCTCTAAG AAACAAGTTCAGGCCAACGTGTGTGTTACTATGGAGATGGTGAAAGATGCGTTGGAGCAGCTCCGAGGGGCTGTGATGATTGTGTATCCAATGGGATTGCCTCCACATGATCCAATTAGGATGGAGTTGGAAGATAAAGAAGACTTGTCAGGAACTCAT GCTGCAACTGAAGTTGTGAAAGAATCAGAAGCACAGTTATGGTGGGCAGGAAAGCAATTGGAAGAAACGAAGTTGCTCTCTGACTACGTaggcaaaaatgagaaaactacCATTATTGTCAAGATCCAGAAA AAAGGCCAAGGAGCTCCGGGGCGGGAGCCTGTGATCAGTCATGAAGAGCAAAAAGAGATGATGCTGTACTACTACAggaagcaggaggagctgaag AAactggaggaggaggacgacgactcatttctaaatgctgagTGGGCAGACAGCCATGCTCTGAAAAGGCAATTCCACGGTGTAAAAGACATCAAATGGGGTCCCAGATGA
- the CFAP298 gene encoding cilia- and flagella-associated protein 298 isoform X2, whose amino-acid sequence MEMRPTHHVSLDSQCSVPVFLLTCPVLYAPGHPEMEELAEHGISLPYNMQGLTDEQIKELKLKDEWAEKCLPSGGSIFRRDEMGRRNGFAPNEKMQQVIKKTIEEAKALISKKQVQANVCVTMEMVKDALEQLRGAVMIVYPMGLPPHDPIRMELEDKEDLSGTHAATEVVKESEAQLWWAGKQLEETKLLSDYVGKNEKTTIIVKIQKKGQGAPGREPVISHEEQKEMMLYYYRKQEELKKLEEEDDDSFLNAEWADSHALKRQFHGVKDIKWGPR is encoded by the exons ATGGAGATGAGACCCACTCACCACGTGTCCCTGGACTCTCAGTGTTCTGTCCCAGTGTTCCTGCTCACCTGTCCAGTGCTGTATGCCCCGGGACACCCAG AGAtggaggagctggcagagcatggTATTTCCTTACCTTACAATATGCAAGGATTGACAGATGAGCAGATCAAAGAGCTGAAGTTAAAAGATGAGTGGGCAGAGAAGTGCCTTCCAAGCGGTGGAAGCATCTTCAGGAGGGATGAAATGGGGCGAAGAAATGGATTTG CTCCAAATGAAAAAATGCAGCAAGTTATAAAGAAGACAATAGAAGAAGCCAAGGCACTAATCTCTAAG AAACAAGTTCAGGCCAACGTGTGTGTTACTATGGAGATGGTGAAAGATGCGTTGGAGCAGCTCCGAGGGGCTGTGATGATTGTGTATCCAATGGGATTGCCTCCACATGATCCAATTAGGATGGAGTTGGAAGATAAAGAAGACTTGTCAGGAACTCAT GCTGCAACTGAAGTTGTGAAAGAATCAGAAGCACAGTTATGGTGGGCAGGAAAGCAATTGGAAGAAACGAAGTTGCTCTCTGACTACGTaggcaaaaatgagaaaactacCATTATTGTCAAGATCCAGAAA AAAGGCCAAGGAGCTCCGGGGCGGGAGCCTGTGATCAGTCATGAAGAGCAAAAAGAGATGATGCTGTACTACTACAggaagcaggaggagctgaag AAactggaggaggaggacgacgactcatttctaaatgctgagTGGGCAGACAGCCATGCTCTGAAAAGGCAATTCCACGGTGTAAAAGACATCAAATGGGGTCCCAGATGA
- the CFAP298 gene encoding cilia- and flagella-associated protein 298 isoform X3, with translation MVRLHVKRGGESQFLLEAPGSARLAELAPLAARIHNGRLKVQRLCSEMEELAEHGISLPYNMQGLTDEQIKELKLKDEWAEKCLPSGGSIFRRDEMGRRNGFAPNEKMQQVIKKTIEEAKALISKKQVQANVCVTMEMVKDALEQLRGAVMIVYPMGLPPHDPIRMELEDKEDLSGTHAATEVVKESEAQLWWAGKQLEETKLLSDYVGKNEKTTIIVKIQKKLEEEDDDSFLNAEWADSHALKRQFHGVKDIKWGPR, from the exons ATGGTGCGGCTGCACGTCAAGCGCGGCGGCGAGAGTCAGTTTCTGCTGGAGGCGCCGGGCAGCGCCCGCCTGGCCGAGCTGGCGCCGCTCGCCGCCCGCATCCACAACGGGCGGCTGAAGGTGCAGCGCCTGTGCTCAG AGAtggaggagctggcagagcatggTATTTCCTTACCTTACAATATGCAAGGATTGACAGATGAGCAGATCAAAGAGCTGAAGTTAAAAGATGAGTGGGCAGAGAAGTGCCTTCCAAGCGGTGGAAGCATCTTCAGGAGGGATGAAATGGGGCGAAGAAATGGATTTG CTCCAAATGAAAAAATGCAGCAAGTTATAAAGAAGACAATAGAAGAAGCCAAGGCACTAATCTCTAAG AAACAAGTTCAGGCCAACGTGTGTGTTACTATGGAGATGGTGAAAGATGCGTTGGAGCAGCTCCGAGGGGCTGTGATGATTGTGTATCCAATGGGATTGCCTCCACATGATCCAATTAGGATGGAGTTGGAAGATAAAGAAGACTTGTCAGGAACTCAT GCTGCAACTGAAGTTGTGAAAGAATCAGAAGCACAGTTATGGTGGGCAGGAAAGCAATTGGAAGAAACGAAGTTGCTCTCTGACTACGTaggcaaaaatgagaaaactacCATTATTGTCAAGATCCAGAAA AAactggaggaggaggacgacgactcatttctaaatgctgagTGGGCAGACAGCCATGCTCTGAAAAGGCAATTCCACGGTGTAAAAGACATCAAATGGGGTCCCAGATGA